A section of the Dehalobacter sp. DCM genome encodes:
- a CDS encoding IS1182 family transposase, whose translation MGYISGEDRSQQHLFPSTLEELIDENNPVRVIDAFIDHLNLSELGITHAHPAATGRPPYDPKALLKLYVYGYFNRIRSSRKLMTECGRNIELFYLLNRLTPDFRTIADFRKDNAKALKHVFKAFVKICLDLKLYERELIAIDGSKFRAVNGRKKMYNEEILKKKLLRIEENITNYLNALDQADQDDPGTAKYASGEIKEKLAELKKRQELYETYLQELKESEETQLLTTDPEARMMRTKDGYACCYNVQTAVDQTSHLIAEYEVTNSCNDYNYLTKVAQNTKETFGVETIHAAADKGYDDKEEIRQCVMNGIIPHVGLKTDKDERLLVLEHEEATISEDDRNSTKPEDIQRCLKAGVLPQCYENTIMEIEVQEQDQLSCFIRHENDTVTCPMGCVLTRVRTHRGGNARYQNRHACRVCTNRCTSGKNYKVVQFGPDSKYIPVLMYGSSHHPLQVYPVSETPYNAFKLLKRNTKKKVILHIRDDIPMQKLRLCLSEHPFGTVKWYHGAHYLLCKGIEKTTGELGLSFLAYNLRRAINMVGTKRLVAALRG comes from the coding sequence ATGGGATACATCTCCGGCGAAGATCGAAGCCAGCAACATCTCTTCCCCTCAACCCTGGAGGAACTAATCGATGAAAATAACCCGGTGCGTGTTATTGATGCCTTTATCGACCACCTCAACCTCTCTGAACTCGGAATTACCCATGCCCACCCGGCTGCCACCGGCAGGCCTCCCTATGATCCCAAAGCCCTCCTTAAACTCTACGTCTACGGTTACTTTAACCGTATCCGCTCCAGCCGGAAACTGATGACCGAATGCGGACGCAATATCGAACTCTTCTATCTTCTAAACCGCCTCACACCCGATTTCCGTACCATCGCCGACTTTCGCAAAGACAATGCTAAAGCGCTCAAACACGTCTTTAAAGCGTTTGTTAAAATATGCTTGGATCTTAAACTCTATGAACGGGAACTTATTGCCATCGACGGCTCCAAATTCAGAGCCGTCAACGGTCGCAAGAAAATGTATAATGAAGAAATTTTAAAGAAAAAACTCTTGCGTATCGAAGAAAACATCACCAACTATCTTAACGCTCTGGATCAAGCTGATCAGGATGATCCGGGAACCGCAAAATACGCTTCCGGCGAAATTAAAGAAAAATTGGCCGAACTAAAAAAGCGTCAGGAACTGTATGAAACCTATTTACAGGAATTAAAGGAATCCGAAGAAACGCAGCTCTTAACCACGGATCCCGAAGCCCGAATGATGCGGACCAAAGACGGTTATGCCTGTTGCTACAACGTGCAAACGGCGGTCGATCAAACCAGTCATCTGATCGCCGAATATGAAGTGACTAATTCCTGCAACGATTACAACTACCTGACGAAAGTTGCCCAGAATACCAAGGAGACCTTTGGTGTAGAAACCATTCATGCCGCCGCAGATAAAGGGTATGACGACAAAGAGGAGATCAGGCAATGCGTGATGAACGGGATTATTCCCCATGTCGGGCTTAAAACCGATAAGGATGAGCGTCTGTTGGTTTTGGAGCATGAAGAAGCCACCATCTCTGAAGACGATCGAAATTCGACCAAACCCGAAGACATTCAGCGCTGTCTTAAAGCCGGCGTTCTGCCTCAATGTTACGAAAACACCATCATGGAGATTGAAGTCCAAGAACAAGACCAGCTCAGTTGTTTTATCCGCCATGAAAACGATACGGTGACCTGCCCTATGGGCTGTGTTTTAACTCGGGTACGAACTCACAGAGGCGGCAATGCCCGTTACCAGAACCGCCATGCTTGCCGGGTTTGCACCAACCGCTGCACCTCGGGAAAGAATTACAAGGTGGTTCAATTTGGACCGGATTCGAAATATATTCCTGTTCTGATGTACGGCTCATCCCATCATCCTTTACAGGTGTATCCGGTGTCGGAGACCCCTTACAATGCGTTCAAGCTTCTCAAACGCAATACGAAAAAGAAAGTGATTCTACATATTCGCGATGACATTCCAATGCAAAAATTACGGTTATGTCTGTCGGAGCATCCTTTTGGTACGGTCAAGTGGTACCATGGAGCACATTACCTGTTATGTAAGGGCATAGAAAAAACCACAGGCGAGCTGGGGCTTAGTTTCCTTGCCTACAATTTACGACGAGCCATCAATATGGTAGGAACCAAACGGTTAGTGGCGGCGTTGAGGGGGTGA
- a CDS encoding D-2-hydroxyacid dehydrogenase — MKIVVLDGYTLNPGDISWNKLESLGDLTVYDRTTYDLNNDDAVIARIGNAEAVFTNKTPITQNVIEKATHLKFIGVLATGYNIVDVAAAVNKGITVTNIPAYGTESVGQMAIALLLEMCHHVGAHSESVKKGEWSSNPDWTYWQFPLIELSGKTMGIIGYGRIGQATGRIAQAMGMSILAVDTCQDASLEGPTMRYTDLDDLLRQSDVIVLHCPLFESTKAIINKETIAKMKPGVMIVNNSRGPLIVEADLAEALNSGKIAGAALDVVSTEPIRPDNVLLKAKNCIITPHISWASLEARQRLMSIAVRNLETFIAGAPENVITK; from the coding sequence ATGAAGATTGTCGTTTTAGATGGTTATACACTGAATCCCGGGGATATTTCCTGGAATAAACTTGAAAGCTTAGGGGACCTCACAGTCTATGACCGTACGACCTATGACCTGAACAATGATGATGCGGTGATTGCGCGTATTGGCAATGCCGAAGCAGTTTTTACGAATAAAACACCGATAACCCAGAACGTCATTGAAAAAGCGACTCATTTAAAATTTATCGGTGTCTTAGCCACCGGATATAATATTGTCGATGTGGCGGCAGCCGTTAATAAAGGGATTACAGTCACCAATATCCCGGCTTACGGAACAGAATCTGTGGGGCAAATGGCCATTGCTCTTTTACTGGAAATGTGCCATCATGTCGGCGCGCACAGTGAATCCGTCAAAAAGGGGGAGTGGTCAAGTAATCCGGACTGGACATATTGGCAATTCCCTTTAATCGAGCTGTCTGGAAAAACCATGGGGATCATCGGCTATGGCCGGATCGGTCAGGCAACAGGACGAATCGCGCAAGCCATGGGGATGAGCATCCTGGCCGTTGATACCTGTCAGGATGCGTCACTGGAAGGTCCAACCATGCGTTATACTGATCTGGATGACTTGCTTCGCCAATCGGATGTCATTGTCTTGCATTGCCCGCTTTTTGAAAGCACAAAAGCAATAATCAATAAAGAGACAATTGCCAAGATGAAGCCGGGAGTCATGATTGTCAATAACTCCAGGGGGCCGCTGATTGTTGAAGCAGATCTGGCTGAGGCTTTGAATAGCGGTAAGATTGCCGGGGCGGCCTTGGATGTCGTTTCCACCGAACCGATCAGGCCGGACAATGTGTTGCTTAAGGCTAAGAATTGCATTATTACGCCGCATATATCCTGGGCTTCTTTAGAAGCTAGACAGAGGCTCATGTCGATTGCCGTTCGCAATTTAGAGACATTCATTGCCGGGGCACCGGAGAATGTGATAACGAAATAA
- the cax gene encoding calcium/proton exchanger — MKILRIMLIFVPISILGEFLHWAPTLMFALSALAIVPLAGLMGEATEEISFYSGPKVGGFLNATFGNATELIIAFFALRAGLFEVVKASIAGSVIGNILLVLGLSMVFGGIKYKTQQFNRSVVDNSASMLLFAVIGLTIPAIFTHTLDPALLNTKYEGLSVIVAVIMFIIYILSLFFSFFTHRDIYSIDHSQESEPKWSMKKAIGVLIGATVFIAFESEFLVSAVEPMTTTLGLSEFFVGIILIPIIGNAAEHSTAIVMAVKNKMDVAVEIAIGSSLQIILFVTPVLIFLSLLFTPMSIVFNEFELIALIFSVLIANRVATDGESNWMEGVQLVAVYLIIAVAFFVL, encoded by the coding sequence ATGAAAATTCTACGCATCATGTTGATTTTTGTTCCAATCAGTATTCTAGGCGAATTCCTGCACTGGGCGCCAACGCTGATGTTTGCTCTGTCTGCCTTGGCCATTGTCCCATTGGCAGGCTTGATGGGAGAGGCCACAGAAGAAATATCGTTCTATAGCGGACCGAAGGTAGGGGGGTTCTTAAATGCCACATTCGGTAACGCCACTGAACTAATCATAGCCTTTTTTGCGCTTAGAGCAGGACTGTTTGAAGTGGTGAAAGCCTCCATCGCCGGATCAGTCATTGGTAATATTCTGCTTGTTTTAGGGCTGAGTATGGTTTTTGGCGGTATAAAATACAAGACACAGCAATTTAATCGCAGCGTCGTCGATAATAGTGCCAGTATGCTTCTTTTCGCGGTTATCGGTTTGACGATACCCGCCATTTTTACCCATACCCTGGATCCGGCACTGCTAAACACAAAATACGAAGGACTGAGTGTCATTGTCGCCGTGATTATGTTCATTATTTATATTTTGAGTTTGTTCTTCTCATTTTTTACCCACCGAGATATTTATTCCATTGATCATTCTCAGGAGAGCGAACCAAAATGGTCCATGAAAAAAGCGATTGGGGTACTCATCGGCGCCACCGTGTTCATCGCCTTTGAGAGTGAGTTCTTGGTCAGTGCAGTAGAGCCTATGACAACGACACTGGGCCTCAGTGAGTTCTTTGTCGGGATCATTCTTATTCCAATCATTGGAAACGCGGCCGAGCACAGCACAGCCATTGTTATGGCAGTGAAGAATAAGATGGATGTTGCTGTGGAAATAGCGATTGGTTCCAGTCTGCAGATTATTTTGTTCGTCACGCCCGTGCTGATCTTTTTAAGTCTGCTCTTTACGCCAATGAGCATTGTGTTCAATGAATTCGAGTTGATCGCGTTGATCTTTTCTGTATTGATCGCTAATAGAGTGGCAACAGACGGGGAATCGAACTGGATGGAAGGCGTTCAGCTTGTGGCCGTATACCTTATTATTGCGGTTGCTTTCTTTGTCCTCTAA
- a CDS encoding MerR family transcriptional regulator has translation MIYTVGEMAKKLNVTALTLRYYDKEGLLPFVERSSGGIRMFKDEDLPGLKMIECLKKTGMPIRDIKHFMDCSIMGDTTIEERLSIIRSQRDAVIQQIQEMQEMLEMLNFKCWYYEAAKEAGTCAIHDSNNIQLEKIPKEYHKFINAGSSF, from the coding sequence ATGATCTATACCGTTGGCGAGATGGCGAAGAAACTTAATGTTACTGCTTTGACATTAAGGTACTATGATAAAGAAGGCTTGCTTCCGTTTGTGGAACGCTCTAGCGGCGGGATACGTATGTTCAAAGATGAAGACCTGCCTGGATTAAAAATGATTGAATGCCTGAAAAAAACAGGCATGCCCATCAGAGACATTAAACACTTCATGGATTGCAGCATAATGGGTGATACTACGATTGAAGAACGCCTCTCCATAATCCGATCGCAACGGGACGCCGTGATTCAGCAGATCCAAGAAATGCAGGAAATGCTTGAAATGCTCAATTTCAAGTGCTGGTATTATGAAGCCGCTAAAGAAGCCGGCACCTGCGCTATTCACGATAGTAATAATATACAACTAGAAAAAATCCCTAAAGAATACCATAAGTTTATCAACGCAGGTAGTTCATTTTGA
- a CDS encoding glycerate kinase — protein sequence MKVVIAPDSFKGSLNAIAVARAMEKGILQVDPTIQTRLIPMADGGEGTVDAVVTALGGSIVPVRVSGPSGIPVESFYGVLPDSKTAVIELAAASGLNLLSVAERNPLWTTSYGFGELIKKALDDGARKLILGIGGSATNDGGVGMARALGVKFLDRNAGEIAPGGGNLSELDRIDASGLDDRLTRTDIVVACDVTNPLCGPQGASAVYGPQKGATPEMVTRLDRNLCHYGECLARSTGHAVKDIPGAGAAGGVGAALMAFLGAKLLPGAQIIMDIAELDRVLDGANFVLTGEGRTDKQTQFGKVPMAIASKAVNHHIPVVCLSGAITEDAASLYAYGFSGIFSIVEGPISLDEAMQETAPLLERAAERILRLFLAGIKR from the coding sequence ATGAAAGTGGTTATTGCACCGGACTCATTTAAAGGCAGTCTCAACGCGATAGCAGTTGCCAGAGCAATGGAGAAGGGAATCCTTCAGGTGGATCCGACGATCCAAACACGGCTTATCCCCATGGCCGACGGCGGTGAGGGCACGGTAGACGCTGTCGTGACGGCACTGGGAGGCAGTATTGTTCCGGTTCGGGTCAGCGGTCCGTCAGGAATACCGGTGGAATCTTTTTACGGTGTCTTACCGGACAGCAAAACAGCCGTGATTGAACTGGCTGCGGCGTCGGGCTTGAATTTACTTTCTGTGGCAGAACGAAACCCGCTTTGGACAACGTCCTACGGGTTCGGAGAGCTGATAAAAAAGGCGTTGGATGATGGCGCCCGGAAGCTGATATTGGGCATCGGCGGCAGTGCCACCAATGACGGCGGTGTCGGTATGGCTCGCGCGTTGGGGGTCAAATTCCTGGATAGGAACGCCGGAGAAATCGCTCCCGGCGGCGGAAATCTCAGTGAACTGGACCGCATTGATGCTTCGGGCTTGGATGATAGATTAACACGTACCGATATCGTTGTTGCCTGTGATGTGACGAATCCGTTATGCGGACCTCAGGGAGCGTCAGCAGTCTATGGACCGCAAAAAGGCGCCACACCCGAAATGGTCACGCGTTTGGATCGAAATTTGTGTCACTATGGTGAATGCTTAGCCAGAAGTACCGGTCATGCGGTAAAAGATATCCCGGGAGCCGGTGCAGCCGGGGGTGTAGGCGCTGCCTTGATGGCCTTTCTGGGCGCTAAGCTGCTCCCAGGTGCCCAAATCATTATGGATATAGCCGAATTGGACCGCGTGCTGGATGGTGCGAATTTCGTTTTGACTGGGGAAGGCAGAACTGACAAACAAACGCAATTTGGCAAAGTGCCGATGGCCATCGCCAGCAAGGCGGTAAACCATCATATTCCGGTTGTTTGTTTATCGGGGGCAATTACTGAAGATGCCGCATCACTCTATGCCTATGGTTTTTCCGGGATCTTTAGCATTGTTGAAGGACCTATCAGCCTGGATGAAGCGATGCAGGAAACAGCGCCTTTGCTGGAACGGGCAGCGGAACGAATCCTGCGGTTGTTTCTTGCTGGTATCAAAAGGTGA